Proteins co-encoded in one Acipenser ruthenus chromosome 3, fAciRut3.2 maternal haplotype, whole genome shotgun sequence genomic window:
- the LOC117435269 gene encoding protein-L-isoaspartate O-methyltransferase domain-containing protein 1-like yields the protein MGGAVSAGEDNDDLIDNLKEAQYIRTERVEQAFRAIDRGEYYLEGYRENAYKDLAWKHGNIHLSAPCIYSEVMEALKLQQGLSFLNLGSGTGYLSTMVGLIIGPFGVNHGVELHTDVVEYAREKLDDFIKHGDSFDKFEFCEPNFVVGNCLEISSDCHQYDRIYCGAGVQKDHENYMKILLKVGGILVMPIEDQLTQIMRTGQSAWESKNILAVSFAPLVQPNRTDRSKTDTVNLPPISVRNLQDLARIYIRRTLRNVINDETQAKGTPQIAPQKRKRRRCRLRRINTYVFVGNELIPQPVDSEEDERMEEDSKEGEENESIKQEEPPQNLLIEKIMSLPLPESLKAYLTYYRDK from the exons ATGGGAGGAGCTGTGAGTGCTGGAGAGGATAACGATGACTTAATCGACAATCTGAAGGAGGCTCAGTACATTCGCACTGAGAGGGTGGAGCAAGCCTTTCGAGCCATTGATCGGGGAGAGTACTATTTGGAGGGATACAGGGAAAATGCCTACAAAGACTTAGCCTGGAAGCATGGCAACATTCATTTGTCAGCACCATGCATTTACTCTGAAGTGATGGAGGCACTGAAACTACAACAGGGGTTGTCCTTTCTGAACCTTGGAAGTGGAACTGGTTACTTGAGTACAATGGTGGGCTTAATCATAG gTCCATTTGGAGTTAACCATGGAGTTGAGCTTCATACAGATGTGGTAGAATACGCCAGGGAAAAGCTAGATGATTTTATTAAACATGGTGATAGCTTTGATAA GTTTGAGTTTTGTGAGCCCAACTTTGTTGTTGGTAATTGCTTGGAGATTTCTTCAGACTGTCATCAGTATGACCGAATCTACTGTGGTGCCGGAGTTCAGAAAGATCATGAGAACTACATGAAAATACTGCTGAAAGTAGGGGGAATCCTTGTAATGCCTATAGAAGATCAG CTGACACAGATAATGAGGACAGGACAGAGCGCATGGGAAAGCAAAAATATCCTTGCTGTGTCATTTGCACCTCTTGTTCAGCCAAACAGAACAGACAGAAGCAAAACAGATACAGTAAATCTGC cccCAATATCTGTTAGAAACTTACAGGACTTGGCCCGCATCTACATTCGACGCACCCTTAGAAACGTAATCAACGATGAAACGCAGGCCAAAGGCACTCCCCAGATAGCACCTCAGAAGCGCAAAAGGAGGAGGTGTCGACTGCGTAGAATCAACACCTATGTATTTGTAGGAAATGAGCTAATCCCCCAGCCTGTTGATAGTGAGGAAGATGAACGAATGGAGGAGGATAGTAAAGAAGGGGAAGAAAATGAGAGCATCAAGCAAGAGGAGCCACCGCAAAATCTGCTCATAGAAAAAATAATGTCTTTGCCTTTACCAGAATCTTTAAAAGCATACTTGACGTACTATAGGGACAAATAA